The sequence CAGCTGGCGCTCTTGCCTGTGCTGCTTTCGGTGCCCCCGTCGAGCCACCGCGCGTACTCCCGCGCGACCGCCTCGTTCGGGGCGGCGGCCCTCGCCGCCTCGTACATCCGCGCGGCCTCCCGCGTACGGCCGAGGCGGCGCAGCGCGTCCGCGCGGACGGCGGGCAGGGCGTGGTGGCCGGCCAGCTCTTTCGGCGTACCCAGCGCGTCCACGGCGTCGAGCTGGGCCCGCGGGCCGTCGCGCATGCCGAGGGCGACCGCGCGGTTGAGGGCGACGACCGGGTTCGTACGCAGGGCGAGGAGGCGGTCGTACAGGGCCACGATCGCCGCCCAGTCGGTCGCGGCGGCAGTCGGGGAGAGGGCGTGCCGGGCGGCGATGGCGGCCTGGAGCGCGTAGGGGCCGCCCGCCGCCTCGGCCTCGCGGGCGAGGGTGACGCCCTCGGTGATGAGGGCGTGGTCCCAGCGCGTGCGGTCCTGGTGTTCCAGCGTGACCAGGTGGCCGTCCGCGGCGAGCCGGGCGGCGCGCCGGGAGTGCTGGATCAGGAGCAGGGCGAGCAGACCGCGCGCCTCCGGTTCGTCCGGCGCCTCGGCAGCGACGAGACGGGCGAGCCGGACGGCCTCGTCGGCGAGCCGGTCGCGGGTGGTGCTGCCGTCGCTGGGGGCGTAACCCTCGGTGAAGATC comes from Streptomyces sp. Mut1 and encodes:
- a CDS encoding RNA polymerase sigma factor translates to MRAVLAGAYREEWGVVFGTLVRLTGDWELAEDCAQDAFARALPAWERDGVPDRPGAWLVTAARRRAVDVLRRRTAERGKLAEIAEMTRTGTSADVAESAEAAALEAVHEPRAAEDERLRLIFTCCHPALPLASRVALTLRTVGGLTTREIARAFLAGEDTVSQRVLRAKRKIAAAGIPYRVPPPGARAERLAGVLAVIYLIFTEGYAPSDGSTTRDRLADEAVRLARLVAAEAPDEPEARGLLALLLIQHSRRAARLAADGHLVTLEHQDRTRWDHALITEGVTLAREAEAAGGPYALQAAIAARHALSPTAAATDWAAIVALYDRLLALRTNPVVALNRAVALGMRDGPRAQLDAVDALGTPKELAGHHALPAVRADALRRLGRTREAARMYEAARAAAPNEAVAREYARWLDGGTESSTGKSAS